A DNA window from Eretmochelys imbricata isolate rEreImb1 chromosome 3, rEreImb1.hap1, whole genome shotgun sequence contains the following coding sequences:
- the BATF3 gene encoding basic leucine zipper transcriptional factor ATF-like 3, giving the protein MSHGVPASGSVLQRSASSDGNQPQSPEEDDRKIRRREKNRVAAQRSRKKQTQKADKLHEEYECLEQENTSLKREIGKLTDEMKHLSEVLKDHEKICPLLHCSMNFVTIPRPDALTSCLPR; this is encoded by the exons ATGTCGCACGGTGTCCCGGCTTCGGGCAGCGTTCTGCAGAGAAGCGCCTCTTCCGATGGGAATCAGCCGCAG AGTCCTGAAGAGGATGATAGGAAGATAAGACgaagagaaaaaaacagagtCGCTGCCCAGAGAAGCCGGAAGAAACAAACGCAGAAAGCAGACAAACTCCATGAG GAATATGAGTGCCTTGAACAAGAAAATACCTCCCTGAAAAGAGAGATTGGGAAGCTAACAGATGAGATGAAACACCTGAGCGAGGTGTTGAAGGACCATGAAAAGATCTGCCCTTTATTGCACTGCTCCATGAATTTTGTGACCATACCCAGGCCTGATGCCCTCACCAGTTGCCTGCCAAGATGA